From a region of the Georgenia yuyongxinii genome:
- a CDS encoding YciI family protein, whose translation MAKYLLLKHYRGAPSSVNDVPMDRWTPEEITAHVQYMNDFAARLESTGEYVDGQALSPEGTFVRYDGEGRPPVTDGPFAETKDLIAGWMVIDVESYDRAVELAGELSAAPGAGGKPIHEWLELRPFLAAPPTVTE comes from the coding sequence ATGGCCAAGTACCTGCTCCTCAAGCACTACCGTGGCGCGCCCAGCTCGGTCAACGACGTGCCGATGGACCGGTGGACGCCCGAGGAGATCACCGCGCACGTGCAGTACATGAACGACTTCGCGGCCCGGCTCGAGAGCACCGGCGAGTACGTCGACGGGCAGGCACTCTCCCCCGAAGGCACCTTCGTCCGTTACGACGGCGAGGGGCGCCCGCCGGTCACCGACGGACCGTTCGCGGAGACCAAGGACCTCATCGCCGGCTGGATGGTGATCGACGTCGAGAGCTACGACCGTGCAGTCGAGCTGGCGGGCGAGCTCTCGGCGGCGCCGGGAGCGGGTGGGAAGCCGATCCACGAGTGGCTCGAGCTGCGGCCGTTCCTCGCCGCGCCGCCGACCGTCACGGAGTGA